The DNA sequence gctACATAAGAAAATATTGGACATAAATTTAGGCTTTTATAtgggtttaaaaataaaaaagagacccgggttcaatccggaacccagaatccgggttttgaaaaccCGGAtctatccgggttccggcccgtttCTGACCTGGGTTAACCtggtccgggttccggcccgtaTTTGAAATTCAAGTTTACCCAGATTCTCAAGTCGGAACCTGGATGAATAGGCCTATTTATTGATAATAAGTTAGTAAGATGATAAGACCTTCAAGGATAATATTTTCTCATCATCGGCCTAAACAATTAAAATAGGTAACCCAACGATGTGGATGCCTCCTTTGATAACTAAGCAGTTTTGATTGTTGACATAGAGCCCCTAGTACCTGCCAAACCAATATTGGGTTTGACTGGGGGATCTAAAAGTTATGATCAATGTGAGGGAAAATATGTAACACCTAACGAACCCAAAGGCCCATTCAAAAACCACGAGTGGCCCATCAGCGAATACTCTACGGGATATGTGACCTTGCCCAAGTAGAGTACGGCCCAACAGAACCTGTACCAATGGGATGGGCTATTGCTCCCATTATGACTCGGTTGGTAAGGCAGGTTGCTCACACACACACCGGACAATTCGTTCGTTCCCTTCCAAGTTCCAACCATAGAAATGTCGGGAAatttcgttcgaacgtttcaatatttttaagagTCTGTTCAAAGATTTGACTAGCGGCATGGCTATATGCTCGAAAATGaattattataaattgatagtaatttgttataatattatatcaaattataaaataaatttaaggtattgcatatatttacataaatttttgaattttatttttataaaatcttttttttttttttccgaaatTGTGGTCTCTGATCATCTCCTAGTTGGCAGTAGCTGTTGAAACCACAAGCTCCACCGCCTGTACCTTCCGTTATGTCTGAGCAGATATTAGAAGGTATGAAGTTCGACATTGGGATCCAATCCAAAGGCCAACTCGTGGAATTCGAAATATTATGGCCTTCTGGGTATACATAATGCCTAAAAACTCCATCATATTCAAGAATCACTGTATAAAAGTCTTGCGTAGATCCGGCATTCGATGATATCATCTTAAGTATGCTTTCGTTTACTGCTGCAACGTATATAGAACCAGACTGGTTGAAGACGACCGGAAAACCACTGCCCACAGTTTCGCATGACCAATAATTAGAATTAGCAGAGTCCAATGGAAAATCTATAGTTTGAAGCATAAGATTTCCAACCGATTGCAGTGAGAACTGGAATCTTCCGTTTGAGTAATTCGTTTCCGAGTAACGTGCAACAAGTTTTCCGAGCCGACCAATAGTGTTTGTGGGTAATATTGTATCAGTTGGACGATTAAAACACTCCCACAAATACACAGAATTCTGGGTTGCCAGCACCAAGTTTCCGCTGTCAAGCATTGCTGCATAGGCAACACCTGAACGCGCTATATCAGCTCCCTATATCTCTCTGCCTTCTGGGTCCTTGAGCATAAATTGGCCGTCTATGGTAAGCTCAACTTTGGATTCTCTTGGCACTAGATTATTTCGATTGGCTGCCTAGACAATGGTTCTTTCTGTTATTTTGCTGAACCAGATGGCTAGTAGATAACCTCCATTTCCAATCCGTTGGAAGCCAAAAGAAAAGCCACCAGAAGGCGATGCCCAGGAAGAACCGTCGTCCTGCGCTGTCAAGGATGAGCCTAAGGATTGGTTTCTGTAGGTTTGAGCTGAGGTAGAACATGCCATCATCAACAGAAGAAGAAGC is a window from the Carya illinoinensis cultivar Pawnee chromosome 14, C.illinoinensisPawnee_v1, whole genome shotgun sequence genome containing:
- the LOC122293426 gene encoding G-type lectin S-receptor-like serine/threonine-protein kinase LECRK3, whose amino-acid sequence is MLDSGNLVLATQNSVYLWECFNRPTDTILPTNTIGRLGKLVARYSETNYSNGRFQFSLQSVGNLMLQTIDFPLDSANSNYWSCETVGSGFPVVFNQSGSIYVAAVNESILKMISSNAGSTQDFYTVILEYDGVFRHYVYPEGHNISNSTSWPLDWIPMSNFIPSNICSDITEGTGGGACGFNSYCQLGDDQRPQFRKKKKKIL